A DNA window from Arachis duranensis cultivar V14167 chromosome 3, aradu.V14167.gnm2.J7QH, whole genome shotgun sequence contains the following coding sequences:
- the LOC107478376 gene encoding protochlorophyllide reductase, chloroplastic — translation MALQAASLVPASFSIPKEGKSSASLRDTTLFGLSFSDTVKSDLTSSALRSKREFHKKFGAVRAQTVATEAPAVKAGAPGGKKTLRKGSVVITGASSGLGLATAKALAETGKWHVIMACRDFLKAERAAKSAGIAKENYSIMHLDLASLDSVRQFVDNFRRSERPLDVLVCNAAVYLPTAKEPTYTAEGFELSVGTNHLGHFLLSRLLLDDLNKSDYPSKRMIIVGSITGNTNTLAGNVPPKANLGDMRGLAGGLNGLNTSSMIDGGDFDGAKAYKDSKVCNMLTMQEFHRRYHEETGITFASLYPGCIATTGLFREHIPLFRLLFPPFQKFITKGFVSEDEAGKRLAQVVSDPSLTKSGVYWSWNKDSASFENQLSQEASDADKARKVWEISEKLVGLA, via the exons ATGGCTCTTCAGGCTGCTTCCTTGGTTCCCGCTTCTTTCTCCATTCCTAAAGAG GGAAAGTCTAGCGCATCACTTAGAGACACAACATTGTTTGGTCTTTCATTTTCAGACACTGTCAAAAGTGACTTAACCTCCTCTGCATTGAGGTCTAAG AGGGAATTTCATAAAAAGTTTGGAGCAGTGAGAGCCCAGACAGTGGCTACCGAGGCGCCGGCCGTGAAGGCGGGTGCACCAGGTGGCAAGAAAACATTGAGGAAGGGCAGTGTTGTGATCACAGGAGCTTCGTCCGGACTCGGCCTTGCGACTGCTAAGGCATTGGCCGAGACAGGTAAATGGCATGTCATAATGGCCTGCAGGGACTTCCTAAAAGCCGAAAGAGCTGCGAAATCTGCCGGCATTGCCAAAGAGAACTACTCCATCATGCATTTGGATCTTGCATCTCTTGACAGCGTCCGTCAGTTCGTCGATAACTTCAGGCGTTCTGAAAGGCCGTTAGATGTGCTGGTCTGTAATGCTGCTGTTTATTTGCCAACTGCTAAGGAACCTACTTACACAGCCGAAGGATTTGAACTCAGCGTAGGGACTAACCATCTCGGACATTTCCTCCTCTCGCGACTATTGCTCGACGACTTGAACAAATCTGACTATCCATCCAAGCGCATGATCATTGTTGGCTCAATTACAG GAAACACGAACACATTGGCCGGAAATGTGCCTCCCAAGGCAAACCTGGGGGACATGAGGGGACTGGCTGGAGGCTTGAATGGGCTGAACACTTCATCCATGATAGATGGGGGAGATTTTGATGGTGCAAAGGCGTATAAGGACAGCAAAGTCTGCAACATGCTCACCATGCAAGAATTCCACAGAAGATACCATGAGGAAACTGGAATCACATTCGCTTCGCTTTACCCTGGTTGCATTGCCACAACTGGCTTGTTTAGAGAGCACATTCCCCTGTTCAGGCTTCTCTTCCCTCCATTCCAAAAGTTCATTACCAAAGGGTTTGTCTCAGAAGATGAGGCAGGAAAGAGACTTGCACAg GTTGTGAGCGATCCAAGCCTAACGAAGTCAGGTGTATACTGGAGCTGGAACAAGGATTCTGCTTCATTTGAAAACCAGTTGTCGCAGGAGGCTAGCGACGCGGATAAGGCTCGCAAGGTATGGGAGATCAGTGAGAAGCTTGTTGGTTTAGCCTGA